A genomic window from Pantoea alhagi includes:
- the yidD gene encoding membrane protein insertion efficiency factor YidD, whose translation MASSLSPGARLLIGLIRVYQRVISPLLGPHCRFNPTCSQYGVEALRRFGMIKGSWLTVKRVLKCHPLNPGGDDPVPPKTDDNREH comes from the coding sequence ATGGCGTCGTCACTGTCGCCTGGCGCGCGGCTCCTGATTGGGCTGATCCGCGTTTATCAACGCGTCATTAGCCCTCTTCTGGGACCACACTGCCGTTTTAACCCGACCTGCTCGCAATATGGAGTTGAAGCATTGCGCAGGTTCGGAATGATAAAAGGCAGTTGGTTGACGGTTAAACGCGTATTAAAATGCCACCCTTTAAACCCGGGTGGTGACGATCCGGTGCCGCCAAAAACCGACGATAACAGAGAACATTAA
- the yidC gene encoding membrane protein insertase YidC, translating to MDSQRNLFLIAFLFVSFMIWQAWQTDHAPQPQQTQTTQNTTVAGDAANQGVPASGQGKTITVKTDVLSLHINTRGGDVEQAQLLTYPDKLGSSQPFQLLETTPAFLYQAQSGLTGRNGPDNPNNGARPLYNTTQDSFQLADGQSELRIPMTFTAENGVVYTKTFVLKRGEYAINVEYQINNTSQQPLEVAMFGQLKQTIELPKHRDTGSNNFALHTFRGAAYSTSDSKYEKYKFDTIADNENLSATTTNGWVAMLQQYFATAWVPRTAGANTLYTSNLGNGLAAVGYKSAPVAVAPGAQQTLAATLWVGPEIQDKMAAIAPHLDLTVDYGWLWFISQPLFKLLKFLHSFIGNWGFSIIVITFIVRGIMYPLTKAQYTSMAKMRMLQPKIQAMRERLGDDKQRMSQEMMVLYKSEKVNPLGGCLPLVIQMPIFLALYYMLMGSVELRHAPFALWIHDLSAQDPYYILPILMGVTMFFIQKMSPTTVTDPMQQKIMTFMPVIFTVFFLWFPSGLVLYYIVSNLVTIIQQQVIYRGLEKRGLHSRDKTKA from the coding sequence ATGGATTCGCAACGCAATCTTTTTCTCATCGCTTTTCTGTTCGTGTCTTTCATGATCTGGCAAGCCTGGCAAACGGACCACGCTCCGCAGCCGCAGCAAACTCAGACCACGCAAAACACGACAGTAGCCGGTGATGCCGCTAACCAGGGTGTGCCTGCCAGCGGTCAGGGCAAAACGATCACCGTTAAGACTGATGTCCTGTCTTTGCACATCAACACCCGTGGTGGCGATGTGGAACAGGCGCAGCTGCTGACTTACCCGGATAAACTGGGCTCTTCTCAGCCTTTCCAGCTGCTGGAAACGACCCCTGCCTTCCTGTACCAGGCGCAGAGCGGCCTGACCGGCAGAAACGGGCCGGATAATCCAAATAACGGCGCGCGTCCGCTGTATAACACCACTCAGGATAGCTTCCAGCTCGCTGACGGTCAGAGCGAACTGCGTATCCCGATGACTTTCACCGCAGAGAACGGCGTTGTCTATACCAAGACGTTTGTGCTGAAGCGCGGCGAATATGCCATCAACGTGGAGTATCAGATCAACAACACCTCCCAGCAACCGCTGGAAGTGGCGATGTTTGGTCAGCTGAAGCAGACGATCGAACTGCCGAAGCATCGTGATACCGGCAGCAATAACTTTGCTTTGCATACTTTCCGTGGCGCGGCGTACTCCACCAGCGACAGTAAATATGAGAAGTACAAGTTCGACACTATCGCGGACAACGAAAACCTGAGCGCTACTACCACCAACGGCTGGGTTGCCATGCTGCAGCAATATTTTGCAACCGCCTGGGTACCGCGTACCGCCGGTGCGAATACGCTCTATACCAGCAACTTGGGCAATGGCCTGGCGGCAGTAGGTTATAAATCCGCGCCGGTAGCGGTTGCGCCGGGGGCTCAGCAGACGCTGGCCGCTACGCTGTGGGTTGGCCCGGAAATTCAGGACAAAATGGCGGCGATTGCTCCCCATCTTGACCTGACCGTTGACTACGGCTGGCTGTGGTTTATCTCTCAGCCGCTGTTTAAGCTGCTGAAGTTCCTGCACAGCTTTATCGGTAACTGGGGCTTCTCGATTATCGTTATCACCTTTATCGTACGCGGCATCATGTACCCGCTGACCAAAGCGCAGTACACCTCGATGGCGAAGATGCGCATGCTGCAGCCGAAAATTCAGGCGATGCGTGAGCGTTTAGGTGACGACAAGCAGCGCATGAGTCAGGAAATGATGGTGCTGTATAAGTCAGAGAAGGTTAACCCGCTGGGCGGCTGTCTGCCTCTGGTTATCCAGATGCCAATCTTCCTTGCGCTTTATTACATGCTGATGGGCTCGGTAGAGCTGCGTCATGCGCCGTTCGCATTGTGGATCCATGACCTCTCTGCACAGGACCCGTACTATATTCTGCCGATCCTGATGGGCGTTACGATGTTCTTTATTCAGAAGATGTCGCCGACCACCGTCACCGATCCAATGCAGCAGAAGATCATGACCTTTATGCCGGTCATCTTTACGGTGTTTTTCCTGTGGTTCCCGTCAGGTCTGGTGCTGTACTACATCGTCAGCAACCTGGTAACCATTATCCAGCAGCAGGTGATTTATCGCGGGCTGGAAAAACGTGGTCTGCACAGCCGCGACAAAACGAAAGCGTAA
- the mnmE gene encoding tRNA uridine-5-carboxymethylaminomethyl(34) synthesis GTPase MnmE → MSHSDTIVAQATPPGRGGVGILRISGSKAAEVAQQLLGKLPKPRYADYLPFKAADGSTLDQGIALWFPGPHSFTGEDVLELQGHGGPVILDLLLKRIAALPGVRIANPGEFSERAFLNDKLDLAQAEAIADLIDASSEQAARSALNSLQGAFSTRVNHLVEALTHLRIYVEAAIDFPDEEIDFLSDGKIEAQLNAVMQDLNAVRAEARQGSLLREGMKVVIAGRPNAGKSSLLNALAGREAAIVTDIAGTTRDVLREHIHIDGMPLHIIDTAGLRDASDEVERIGIERAWQEIEQADRVLFMVDGTTTEATEPAAIWPDFIARLPASLPITVVRNKADVTGEILGLTEVNGHSLIRLSARTGEGVDVLRDHLKQSMGFNDNMEGGFLARRRHLQALEIADTHLQQGKAQLLGAWAGELLAEELRLAQQALSEITGEFTSDDLLGRIFSSFCIGK, encoded by the coding sequence ATGAGCCACAGCGATACGATTGTCGCCCAGGCCACACCGCCAGGTCGTGGCGGCGTGGGTATTCTGCGTATTTCCGGCAGCAAAGCGGCAGAGGTCGCCCAACAGCTGTTGGGTAAATTGCCGAAACCGCGCTACGCTGATTATCTGCCGTTTAAGGCCGCAGATGGCAGCACGCTCGATCAAGGCATTGCGCTCTGGTTCCCCGGGCCCCACTCCTTTACCGGTGAAGATGTGCTGGAGCTACAGGGGCATGGCGGCCCGGTTATCCTCGATCTGCTGTTAAAACGCATTGCCGCGTTACCCGGCGTGCGCATCGCCAATCCCGGCGAATTCTCTGAACGCGCGTTTCTGAACGATAAGCTTGATCTGGCGCAGGCCGAGGCGATTGCCGACCTGATTGATGCCAGTTCGGAACAGGCTGCCCGCTCGGCGTTGAATTCCTTACAGGGTGCTTTTTCCACGCGTGTTAATCATCTTGTGGAAGCACTTACTCACCTGCGAATCTATGTAGAAGCAGCAATCGACTTCCCGGATGAAGAGATCGACTTTCTTTCGGACGGCAAAATTGAGGCGCAGCTGAACGCCGTGATGCAGGACCTGAACGCGGTACGTGCGGAAGCGCGCCAGGGCAGCCTGCTGCGTGAAGGGATGAAGGTGGTGATTGCCGGGCGTCCTAATGCCGGTAAATCGAGCCTGCTAAATGCGCTGGCCGGACGCGAAGCCGCTATCGTGACCGATATTGCCGGCACCACGCGTGACGTGCTGCGCGAACATATCCATATCGATGGGATGCCGCTGCACATTATTGATACCGCCGGTTTACGCGATGCCAGCGATGAAGTGGAACGTATCGGTATTGAGCGGGCATGGCAGGAGATTGAACAGGCGGATCGCGTCCTGTTTATGGTAGATGGCACCACCACCGAGGCTACCGAGCCTGCGGCGATCTGGCCCGATTTTATTGCCCGTCTGCCAGCGTCGCTGCCGATTACCGTAGTGCGCAATAAGGCTGATGTAACCGGCGAAATTTTGGGCCTGACAGAAGTAAATGGTCACTCACTTATTCGTCTTTCCGCCCGTACCGGCGAAGGGGTTGATGTGCTGCGCGATCACCTGAAACAGAGCATGGGCTTTAACGATAATATGGAAGGCGGTTTCCTGGCGCGCCGCCGCCATCTCCAGGCTCTGGAGATAGCAGATACTCACTTACAGCAGGGCAAAGCACAGCTGCTGGGTGCCTGGGCGGGCGAGCTGCTGGCTGAGGAGCTGCGCCTGGCACAGCAGGCGCTGAGTGAAATCACCGGCGAGTTTACCTCTGACGATCTGCTGGGCCGCATCTTCTCCAGCTTCTGTATTGGTAAATAA
- a CDS encoding autotransporter outer membrane beta-barrel domain-containing protein — MLKINLANCFFSGGDNQRRYAFYLQPHAQIIFNDLKTVRLTEQNGTRITNKNNNFISRIGVRGWIAESKQPGESDLRPYVELNWLHNSDPYQVRLNQLKAQQNSGRNVAELKNGVEGKVSDNLQLNGSIAWQQGVITIRTPA; from the coding sequence ATGTTGAAAATTAACCTGGCTAATTGTTTCTTTAGTGGGGGCGATAACCAACGTCGGTACGCTTTTTACCTGCAACCGCATGCGCAGATTATTTTCAACGATCTGAAAACCGTACGTTTAACGGAGCAGAACGGTACCCGCATAACCAATAAAAATAATAATTTTATCAGCCGCATTGGGGTGCGTGGCTGGATAGCGGAATCAAAACAGCCCGGCGAAAGCGATCTGAGGCCCTACGTTGAGCTTAACTGGCTGCATAACAGCGATCCTTATCAGGTGAGGCTAAATCAGCTCAAGGCACAGCAAAATAGCGGGCGTAATGTGGCGGAGCTTAAAAACGGCGTAGAAGGGAAAGTGAGTGATAACTTACAGCTTAACGGCAGCATTGCCTGGCAGCAGGGCGTTATCACTATCAGGACGCCAGCCTGA
- a CDS encoding 4'-phosphopantetheinyl transferase family protein, whose translation MASHFVRWTLAQNRADVQRIPADIVEQARFLNDKRRSRYLAARMLLAELMLRIYGMSQLPALTTTSSGRPCFTDPDLPDFSIAYAGNMVGVLLAEEQSRAGLDMEIVRAHSRQTLEHHLQYLSSGEKAWINAQQDPLEAITQIWTLRQSVLKLTGENNACDSTLRLHPASGRLRSHTFPDIQAVCDVEPLLIWSCALSAATSRLRLWEIDEQQNWNALRDIEMNKANMGPQTLRLTSMPTERQLQP comes from the coding sequence ATGGCAAGTCATTTTGTACGCTGGACGCTTGCCCAAAATCGGGCAGACGTACAGCGTATCCCGGCAGATATAGTGGAACAAGCGCGATTTCTGAACGATAAACGCCGCAGCCGTTATCTTGCAGCGCGTATGCTGCTGGCCGAACTTATGTTGCGTATTTATGGTATGTCCCAGCTTCCCGCCCTCACCACCACCAGCAGCGGCCGTCCTTGTTTTACCGATCCCGACCTGCCCGATTTTAGCATTGCCTACGCCGGTAATATGGTTGGTGTGCTGCTGGCGGAAGAGCAGAGCCGTGCCGGGCTGGATATGGAAATCGTACGGGCACATAGCCGTCAGACGCTGGAACATCATCTGCAGTATCTCTCTTCCGGCGAAAAAGCCTGGATTAATGCCCAGCAGGATCCGCTGGAAGCCATTACGCAAATCTGGACGCTGCGGCAAAGCGTGCTCAAGCTAACCGGGGAGAACAACGCCTGTGATAGTACTTTGCGTCTGCATCCCGCTTCAGGCCGTTTGCGCTCGCATACTTTTCCCGACATACAGGCGGTATGTGATGTCGAACCGCTACTTATCTGGTCCTGTGCCCTGTCTGCTGCGACCAGCCGCTTACGATTGTGGGAAATTGATGAACAGCAGAACTGGAATGCGTTAAGGGATATTGAGATGAATAAAGCGAATATGGGACCGCAGACCTTAAGACTGACCAGTATGCCAACAGAAAGGCAGCTGCAGCCTTAA
- a CDS encoding NCS2 family permease, producing the protein MTKQGLLQRLFRLQEHGTTVRTELIAGFTTFLTMVYIVFVNPQILGAAGMDTQAVFVTTCLIAALGSILMGIIANLPVALAPAMGLNAFFAFVVVGAMGYSWQVGMGAIFWGATGLLLLTLFRVRYWMIANIPLALRTGITAGIGLFIAMMGLKNAGIIVGNEATLVTVGDLSSHSVLLGALGFFIIAVLASRNIHAAVLISIVITTLAGLLLGDVKYNGIFSAPPAINSVIGQVDLGGAFTLNMAGVIFSFMLVNLFDSSGTLIGVTDKAGLADKDGKFPRMKQALLVDSVSSVAGAAIGTSSVTAYIESSSGVSAGGRTGLMAVVTGILFLLVMFLSPLASMVPGYAAAGALIYVGVLMTSSLARVKWDDLTEAVPAFVTAAMMPFSFSITEGIALGFISWCVMKAGTGRWREINPCVVVVALLFVLKIAFIDSH; encoded by the coding sequence ATGACTAAACAAGGCTTACTACAGCGTCTGTTCCGGCTGCAGGAACATGGCACTACGGTGCGTACCGAGTTGATTGCCGGTTTTACAACTTTTCTGACGATGGTCTATATCGTCTTTGTAAACCCGCAAATTCTCGGTGCGGCAGGCATGGATACCCAGGCGGTATTTGTCACTACCTGTTTGATCGCCGCGCTGGGCAGCATACTGATGGGGATCATTGCTAACCTGCCCGTCGCGCTGGCACCTGCGATGGGTTTGAACGCCTTTTTTGCTTTTGTGGTAGTGGGCGCAATGGGCTATTCGTGGCAGGTAGGCATGGGGGCGATCTTCTGGGGGGCGACGGGGCTGCTGCTGCTGACGCTCTTTCGCGTGCGGTACTGGATGATTGCCAATATCCCTCTTGCTTTGCGTACCGGCATTACCGCAGGGATCGGTCTGTTTATTGCCATGATGGGGCTGAAAAACGCCGGTATTATCGTGGGGAATGAAGCCACGCTGGTAACGGTAGGCGACTTATCCTCGCACAGTGTTCTGCTGGGGGCGCTGGGCTTCTTTATTATCGCCGTGCTGGCATCACGTAATATCCACGCAGCGGTGCTTATTTCTATTGTTATCACCACGCTGGCTGGCCTGCTGCTGGGCGACGTTAAATACAACGGGATCTTTTCCGCACCGCCAGCGATTAACTCAGTTATCGGACAGGTGGATCTGGGCGGCGCATTTACGCTCAATATGGCCGGCGTGATTTTTTCTTTTATGCTGGTTAACCTGTTTGATTCATCCGGCACTCTGATTGGCGTAACGGATAAAGCAGGGCTGGCCGATAAAGACGGTAAATTCCCACGCATGAAGCAGGCGCTGTTGGTGGATAGCGTTAGCTCAGTTGCCGGTGCGGCAATCGGCACCTCTTCCGTGACGGCCTATATTGAAAGCTCGTCAGGCGTCTCCGCTGGTGGACGTACCGGGCTGATGGCGGTGGTTACCGGCATTTTATTTCTGCTGGTAATGTTCTTGTCGCCGCTGGCATCGATGGTGCCGGGCTACGCTGCCGCAGGCGCGTTGATTTACGTTGGGGTATTAATGACCTCAAGCCTGGCGCGCGTAAAGTGGGACGACCTGACCGAGGCGGTCCCGGCTTTTGTAACTGCTGCCATGATGCCGTTCAGCTTTTCAATCACCGAAGGCATCGCGCTGGGTTTTATTTCCTGGTGCGTGATGAAAGCAGGAACCGGACGCTGGCGCGAAATCAATCCCTGTGTTGTGGTGGTAGCACTGTTGTTCGTGCTGAAAATCGCTTTTATTGATTCACATTAA
- the yieH gene encoding 6-phosphogluconate phosphatase — protein sequence MTIECLFFDCDGTLVDSELLCTQAYVSTFSRYGVHLPLQEMFEKYKGVKLYDIIADVNQQHPLDVAVETFEQEYRAEVARLFDAQLQPIPGARALMEQINVPACVVSNGTVKKMQHSLGLTGLLPFFGDRLYSGYDIGHWKPDPQLMFHAAEQMQVPIERCLLIDDSEAGARAGIAAGIPVFYYCADAHNAPLDHPLVTPFDDLTRLPALWNARGWHLTR from the coding sequence ATGACGATTGAATGTCTGTTTTTCGACTGTGACGGAACGCTGGTGGATAGCGAATTGCTCTGTACCCAGGCGTATGTTTCCACCTTTTCCCGCTACGGCGTGCATCTGCCATTACAGGAGATGTTTGAAAAATATAAGGGCGTCAAACTCTACGATATTATCGCTGACGTTAACCAGCAACACCCGCTTGATGTCGCAGTGGAAACTTTTGAACAAGAATATCGTGCAGAGGTGGCTCGCCTTTTCGACGCACAGCTACAGCCGATCCCCGGCGCCAGAGCTTTAATGGAGCAGATTAACGTACCGGCGTGCGTGGTCTCTAACGGCACGGTAAAAAAGATGCAGCACTCTCTTGGGCTGACCGGCCTGCTTCCTTTTTTTGGCGATCGCCTGTACAGCGGCTACGATATCGGCCACTGGAAGCCGGATCCACAGCTGATGTTTCATGCTGCTGAGCAAATGCAGGTGCCGATTGAACGCTGCCTGCTGATTGATGATTCAGAGGCAGGGGCGCGTGCCGGTATTGCGGCAGGCATTCCGGTTTTCTATTATTGCGCCGATGCGCATAACGCGCCGCTCGATCACCCGCTGGTTACCCCGTTTGATGATCTGACGCGGCTGCCAGCGCTGTGGAACGCGCGGGGCTGGCATCTTACTCGTTGA
- the phoU gene encoding phosphate signaling complex protein PhoU, with protein sequence MDNLNLNKHISGQFNAELEHIRTQVMIMGGMVEQQLTDAITAMHNQDAELAKQVIDGDQKVNMMEVDIDEACVRIIAKRQPTASDLRLVMAIIKTISELERIGDVAEKISRTALEKFSQQHQPLLVSLESLGRHTIQMLHDVLDAFARMDLSAAVEIYREDKKVDQEYEGIVRQLMTYMMEDPRTIPSVLTALFCARAIERIGDRCQNICEIIFYFVKGQDFRHVGGDRLDKLLAGDDNGSSPA encoded by the coding sequence GTGGACAATTTAAACCTGAACAAGCATATCTCCGGCCAGTTTAACGCTGAGCTTGAGCATATCCGCACCCAGGTCATGATAATGGGCGGCATGGTTGAGCAGCAGCTCACCGATGCCATTACCGCGATGCATAACCAGGACGCAGAGCTGGCGAAGCAGGTTATTGATGGTGACCAGAAGGTCAACATGATGGAAGTGGATATTGATGAGGCCTGCGTGCGTATTATTGCCAAGCGGCAGCCGACCGCCAGCGATTTACGTCTGGTAATGGCAATTATCAAAACCATTTCTGAGCTGGAGCGTATTGGCGACGTAGCGGAAAAAATCAGCCGCACGGCGCTGGAGAAGTTTAGCCAGCAGCATCAGCCGTTACTGGTCAGTCTGGAGTCGCTGGGACGGCATACTATTCAGATGCTGCACGATGTGCTGGATGCCTTCGCGCGTATGGATCTGAGCGCGGCGGTAGAAATCTATCGTGAAGATAAAAAAGTCGACCAGGAATATGAAGGCATTGTGCGTCAGCTGATGACCTACATGATGGAAGACCCGCGTACGATCCCCAGCGTACTAACCGCTCTGTTCTGCGCCCGCGCGATCGAGCGCATTGGCGATCGCTGTCAGAATATTTGCGAAATTATTTTCTATTTCGTGAAGGGGCAGGATTTCCGCCACGTCGGCGGCGACCGTCTTGACAAGCTGTTAGCTGGAGATGATAACGGCAGCAGCCCCGCCTGA
- the pstB gene encoding phosphate ABC transporter ATP-binding protein PstB encodes MVNQTSGKIQVRDLNFYYGKFHALKNINLDIARNQVTAFIGPSGCGKSTLLRTFNKMFALYPDQRAEGEILLDGENILADTQDIALLRAQVGMVFQKPTPFPMSIYDNIAFGVRLFEKLPRAEMDERVQWALSKAALWNETKDKLHQSGYSLSGGQQQRLCIARGIAIRPEVLLLDEPCSALDPISTGRIEELITELKQDYTVVIVTHNMQQAARCSDHTAFMYLGELIEFSDTDTLFTKPHQKQTEDYITGRYG; translated from the coding sequence ATGGTTAATCAGACATCCGGCAAAATTCAGGTTCGCGATCTGAACTTCTATTATGGAAAATTCCATGCATTGAAAAACATCAATCTGGATATTGCCCGTAATCAGGTCACCGCGTTTATCGGTCCTTCCGGCTGCGGCAAATCGACTCTGTTGCGCACCTTTAATAAAATGTTTGCGCTTTATCCGGATCAGCGCGCCGAGGGCGAAATTCTGCTGGACGGCGAAAACATTCTGGCCGATACGCAGGATATCGCGCTGTTGCGCGCACAGGTTGGCATGGTGTTTCAAAAGCCAACGCCCTTCCCGATGTCGATTTATGACAACATCGCCTTTGGCGTCCGACTGTTTGAAAAGCTGCCACGTGCCGAAATGGATGAGCGTGTTCAGTGGGCACTGAGTAAAGCGGCGCTATGGAATGAAACCAAAGACAAGCTGCATCAGAGTGGCTATAGCCTCTCCGGTGGTCAGCAGCAGCGCCTGTGCATTGCGCGCGGTATCGCTATTCGTCCGGAAGTGCTATTGCTGGATGAGCCCTGCTCGGCGTTGGATCCTATCTCAACGGGTCGTATCGAAGAGCTGATTACCGAGCTGAAGCAGGATTACACCGTAGTGATCGTTACGCATAATATGCAGCAGGCAGCACGCTGTTCCGACCACACCGCATTTATGTATCTGGGCGAATTGATTGAGTTCAGCGATACCGACACGCTGTTTACCAAACCGCATCAGAAACAAACTGAAGACTACATTACTGGCCGTTATGGTTAA
- the pstA gene encoding phosphate ABC transporter permease PstA produces the protein MTTMDMHARTELAASRRKMQARRSLRNKIALMLSLLTMAFGLFWLVWILFTTITRGVDGFSLALFTEMTPPPNTAGGGLANAIAGSGLLILWATLFGTPLGIMAGIYLAEYGRKSWLAEVIRFINDILLSAPSIVVGLFVYTIVVAQMQHFSGWAGVIALALLQIPIVIRTTENMMKLVPDSLREAAYALGTPKWKMISAITLKASVSGIITGVLLAIARIAGETAPLLFTSLSNQFWSTDMMQPLANLPVTIFKFAMSPFAEWQSLAWAGVLLITLCVLLLNILARVIFAKSKH, from the coding sequence ATGACGACAATGGATATGCACGCCCGAACAGAGCTGGCGGCTTCACGCCGCAAAATGCAGGCGCGCCGGAGCCTGCGGAATAAAATTGCTCTGATGCTGTCATTATTAACCATGGCGTTTGGCTTGTTCTGGCTGGTGTGGATCCTCTTCACCACCATTACGCGCGGCGTCGATGGCTTTTCGCTGGCGCTGTTTACTGAAATGACGCCGCCGCCCAATACGGCAGGCGGCGGGCTGGCTAACGCCATCGCCGGTAGTGGCCTGTTGATCCTGTGGGCGACCCTGTTTGGCACGCCTTTGGGCATTATGGCGGGGATTTACCTGGCGGAATATGGCCGTAAATCCTGGCTGGCGGAAGTGATCCGCTTTATTAATGATATTTTGCTGTCAGCCCCATCTATTGTGGTTGGCCTGTTTGTTTACACCATCGTGGTGGCGCAGATGCAGCATTTCTCCGGCTGGGCTGGGGTGATAGCGCTGGCGCTGCTGCAAATTCCGATTGTTATCCGCACAACGGAAAACATGATGAAACTGGTGCCGGATAGCCTGCGTGAAGCGGCATATGCGCTGGGTACGCCAAAATGGAAGATGATTTCCGCCATTACGCTGAAGGCTTCAGTTTCCGGCATCATTACCGGTGTGCTGCTGGCCATTGCACGTATTGCCGGGGAGACCGCCCCGCTGCTGTTTACTTCATTGTCGAACCAGTTCTGGAGCACCGACATGATGCAGCCGCTGGCCAACCTGCCGGTTACCATCTTTAAGTTCGCCATGAGTCCGTTTGCCGAGTGGCAAAGCCTGGCCTGGGCTGGCGTTCTGCTGATCACGCTGTGCGTTCTGCTGCTGAATATCCTGGCGCGCGTGATTTTTGCCAAATCAAAACATTAA
- the pstC gene encoding phosphate ABC transporter permease PstC, with amino-acid sequence MAESRPSFKAPGKQGDILFGALVKLAALVVLLLLGGIIISLIISSWPSIEKFGFSFLWNKEWDAPAENFGALVPIYGTVVTSLIALLIAVPVSFGIALFLTELAPGWLRRPLGVAIELLAAIPSIVYGMWGLFVFAPLFAEYFQTPVGNVLSTIPFVGALFEGPAFGIGILAAGVILAIMIIPYIASVMRDVFEQTPVLMKESAYGIGCTTWEVIWRIVLPFTKNGVIGGIMLGLGRALGETMAVTFIIGNTYQLDSVSLYMPGNSITSALANEFAEAESGVHVAALMELGLILFVITFIVLAISKLMILRLTKNEGARS; translated from the coding sequence ATGGCTGAATCCAGGCCGTCATTCAAGGCCCCAGGAAAACAAGGCGACATTCTGTTCGGCGCGCTGGTAAAGCTGGCAGCGCTGGTTGTGCTTTTGTTATTGGGCGGCATCATTATCTCCCTGATTATCTCTTCCTGGCCCAGCATTGAGAAATTTGGTTTCTCTTTCCTGTGGAATAAAGAGTGGGATGCCCCTGCAGAGAATTTTGGCGCACTGGTGCCGATTTATGGCACTGTTGTCACCTCACTGATTGCGCTGCTGATCGCGGTGCCGGTGAGCTTCGGCATTGCGCTGTTTTTGACCGAGCTGGCGCCCGGCTGGCTGCGTCGTCCGCTGGGCGTCGCCATTGAACTGCTGGCTGCGATCCCCAGTATCGTTTACGGCATGTGGGGATTGTTTGTATTCGCGCCGCTGTTTGCTGAATACTTCCAGACGCCAGTTGGCAACGTCCTTTCCACTATTCCGTTTGTTGGCGCGCTGTTCGAAGGACCAGCTTTTGGCATCGGTATTCTGGCCGCTGGCGTGATCCTTGCCATCATGATCATTCCTTATATCGCTTCAGTAATGCGTGATGTCTTTGAGCAGACGCCGGTTTTGATGAAAGAGTCAGCCTACGGCATTGGTTGTACAACCTGGGAAGTGATCTGGCGTATCGTGCTGCCGTTTACCAAAAACGGGGTGATTGGCGGGATTATGTTGGGGCTGGGACGTGCGCTGGGGGAAACCATGGCGGTGACCTTTATTATCGGTAATACCTACCAGCTTGACAGCGTATCGCTCTATATGCCGGGCAACAGTATCACGTCAGCGCTGGCTAATGAGTTTGCAGAAGCGGAATCAGGTGTGCACGTCGCGGCTCTGATGGAACTGGGCCTGATCCTGTTTGTGATTACCTTTATCGTACTGGCTATTTCAAAACTGATGATTTTACGGCTGACGAAAAATGAAGGGGCGCGTTCATGA